The following proteins are co-located in the Leptidea sinapis chromosome 30, ilLepSina1.1, whole genome shotgun sequence genome:
- the LOC126973888 gene encoding outer mitochondrial transmembrane helix translocase isoform X2: MMVEGSFTRNDVFQMAIRVAFVSAVTYFSIKWLVNQIDPTSKSRKKAEEKAREQLRKAGLKHSLALDKLTDHEMIIASQLVVPEEINVNWKDIAGLDNLIKELRETVILPIQKRELFADSRLTQPPKGVLLHGPPGCGKTLIAKATAKEANMSFINLDVSLLTDKWYGETQKLAAAVFSLAVKLQPCIVFIDEIESFLRTRTAHDHEATAMMKTQFMSLWDGLITDPTCTVIIMGATNRPQDLDKAIQRRMPATFHVPMPNESQRERILQLILQCEPTSSDIDFKRLSTCTEGFSGSDLHELCRQAAVYRVRDYAREQYDKEDKHEPKTSASNASDSEEEFSDAMRPITMDDLRTSLIKLKESKIQCGSIVPNMRIELD, encoded by the exons ATGATGGTAGAAGGTTCATTTACACGGAACGATGTGTTCCAAATGGCAATACGAGTGGCCTTTGTATCTGCCGTTACATATTTCTCAATTAAATGGCTTGTGAATCAAATAGATCCAACATCTAAAAGCAGGAAAAAAGCTGAAGAAAAGGCGCGAGAACAGTTACGCAA AGCTGGCCTCAAGCACTCTTTGGCACTGGACAAACTCACCGATCATGAGATGATAATTGCTTCCCAGCTGGTGGTACCCGAAGAGATCAAT GTTAACTGGAAAGACATTGCCGGCCTAGACAACCTAATTAAGGAGTTGCGTGAGACAGTAATCTTGCCCATACAGAAGCGCGAACTTTTTGCTGATAGTCGACTCACTCAACCGCCGAAGGGTGTGTTGCTGCACGGTCCTCCAG GTTGTGGCAAGACCCTTATCGCTAAAGCTACTGCGAAGGAAGCGAACATGAGTTTCATAAACCTGGATGTGTCCCTGCTTACTGACAAATGGTATGGTGAGACTCAGAAACTGGCTGCAGCAGTTTTCAGCCTAGCTGTCAAGTTACAACCATGTATCGTTTTTATTG ATGAAATCGAGTCGTTTCTACGCACGCGCACAGCGCATGATCACGAAGCAACTGCGATGATGAAGACCCAGTTCATGTCGCTGTGGGACGGACTCATCACCGACCCAACCTGCACAGTTATCATCATGG GTGCTACAAATCGTCCTCAAGATCTGGACAAAGCTATTCAGCGCCGAATGCCAGCCACCTTCCACGTGCCGATGCCGAACGAGTCGCAGCGGGAGAGGATCTTGCAGTTAATACTTCAGTGTGAACCAACATCATCCGAT ATCGACTTCAAGCGTCTATCAACCTGTACGGAGGGTTTCTCCGGGTCGGACCTGCACGAGCTGTGCCGACAGGCGGCCGTTTACCGCGTGAGGGACTACGCCCGCGAGCAGTACGACAAGGAGGACAAACATGAG CCAAAGACGAGTGCATCCAACGCATCCGATTCCGAAGAAGAATTCAGTGACGCTATGCGACCAATCACCATGGATGATCTCCGGACGTCGCTGATCAAGTTGAAAGAGTCCAAAATCCAATGTGGCTCAATCGTCCCCAACATGCGGATAGAGTTAGACTAG
- the LOC126973888 gene encoding outer mitochondrial transmembrane helix translocase isoform X1: protein MMVEGSFTRNDVFQMAIRVAFVSAVTYFSIKWLVNQIDPTSKSRKKAEEKAREQLRKISSRAGLKHSLALDKLTDHEMIIASQLVVPEEINVNWKDIAGLDNLIKELRETVILPIQKRELFADSRLTQPPKGVLLHGPPGCGKTLIAKATAKEANMSFINLDVSLLTDKWYGETQKLAAAVFSLAVKLQPCIVFIDEIESFLRTRTAHDHEATAMMKTQFMSLWDGLITDPTCTVIIMGATNRPQDLDKAIQRRMPATFHVPMPNESQRERILQLILQCEPTSSDIDFKRLSTCTEGFSGSDLHELCRQAAVYRVRDYAREQYDKEDKHEPKTSASNASDSEEEFSDAMRPITMDDLRTSLIKLKESKIQCGSIVPNMRIELD, encoded by the exons ATGATGGTAGAAGGTTCATTTACACGGAACGATGTGTTCCAAATGGCAATACGAGTGGCCTTTGTATCTGCCGTTACATATTTCTCAATTAAATGGCTTGTGAATCAAATAGATCCAACATCTAAAAGCAGGAAAAAAGCTGAAGAAAAGGCGCGAGAACAGTTACGCAA GATCTCTTCCAGAGCTGGCCTCAAGCACTCTTTGGCACTGGACAAACTCACCGATCATGAGATGATAATTGCTTCCCAGCTGGTGGTACCCGAAGAGATCAAT GTTAACTGGAAAGACATTGCCGGCCTAGACAACCTAATTAAGGAGTTGCGTGAGACAGTAATCTTGCCCATACAGAAGCGCGAACTTTTTGCTGATAGTCGACTCACTCAACCGCCGAAGGGTGTGTTGCTGCACGGTCCTCCAG GTTGTGGCAAGACCCTTATCGCTAAAGCTACTGCGAAGGAAGCGAACATGAGTTTCATAAACCTGGATGTGTCCCTGCTTACTGACAAATGGTATGGTGAGACTCAGAAACTGGCTGCAGCAGTTTTCAGCCTAGCTGTCAAGTTACAACCATGTATCGTTTTTATTG ATGAAATCGAGTCGTTTCTACGCACGCGCACAGCGCATGATCACGAAGCAACTGCGATGATGAAGACCCAGTTCATGTCGCTGTGGGACGGACTCATCACCGACCCAACCTGCACAGTTATCATCATGG GTGCTACAAATCGTCCTCAAGATCTGGACAAAGCTATTCAGCGCCGAATGCCAGCCACCTTCCACGTGCCGATGCCGAACGAGTCGCAGCGGGAGAGGATCTTGCAGTTAATACTTCAGTGTGAACCAACATCATCCGAT ATCGACTTCAAGCGTCTATCAACCTGTACGGAGGGTTTCTCCGGGTCGGACCTGCACGAGCTGTGCCGACAGGCGGCCGTTTACCGCGTGAGGGACTACGCCCGCGAGCAGTACGACAAGGAGGACAAACATGAG CCAAAGACGAGTGCATCCAACGCATCCGATTCCGAAGAAGAATTCAGTGACGCTATGCGACCAATCACCATGGATGATCTCCGGACGTCGCTGATCAAGTTGAAAGAGTCCAAAATCCAATGTGGCTCAATCGTCCCCAACATGCGGATAGAGTTAGACTAG